Proteins from a single region of Novosphingobium sp. CECT 9465:
- a CDS encoding DUF4331 domain-containing protein produces the protein MHRMIKTLLAGSAGAAGFAALLLVPTGVATSADHLDPPGRTDGGVDANPDIPADIADVFAWHSNGTTKIAMTFAGPVSAAGTTPLYYDRDVLFKINISTAAPANTPEFTIKYRFGKGAGDKDWGVRIEGIPGVTGVVEGPVETNLEKDGVKVRVGLFDEPFFFDLIGFRETRSTGVLRIRNDRNFFDGQNDTAIVLEIPDEKLGAGVNNLGIWGQTLRFGGNI, from the coding sequence ATGCACCGCATGATAAAGACCTTGCTGGCCGGAAGCGCAGGAGCAGCCGGTTTCGCCGCGCTGCTGCTGGTGCCGACCGGCGTTGCCACCAGTGCCGACCACCTCGACCCGCCGGGCCGCACCGATGGCGGGGTTGACGCCAACCCCGATATTCCGGCCGACATCGCCGACGTGTTTGCCTGGCATTCGAATGGAACGACAAAAATCGCCATGACCTTTGCCGGTCCCGTTTCGGCGGCGGGCACAACGCCGCTCTATTATGACCGCGATGTGCTCTTCAAGATCAATATCTCAACCGCAGCACCTGCCAATACCCCCGAATTCACAATCAAGTACCGATTCGGCAAGGGCGCGGGCGACAAGGACTGGGGCGTACGCATCGAAGGCATTCCCGGCGTGACCGGCGTGGTCGAAGGGCCGGTCGAGACCAATCTCGAAAAGGATGGCGTCAAGGTTCGCGTCGGCCTGTTCGACGAACCGTTCTTCTTCGATCTGATCGGCTTCCGCGAAACCCGTTCGACCGGGGTCTTGCGCATCCGCAACGATCGTAATTTCTTCGATGGCCAGAACGACACTGCAATCGTGCTGGAAATCCCCGACGAAAAGCTCGGCGCGGGAGTCAATAATCTCGGCATCTGGGGACAGACACTTCGCTTCGGGGGGAATATCTGA
- a CDS encoding DUF4331 domain-containing protein: MTINPIKRLRALALTATPLALALSLTACGEDGAGGQVVVPAPMPSSTATATPTPTATAVTFDSTRCFTQAIQGQNGANLRSILIPDTLKLDLTRSTRWPNGRHPADPVVDILLATLLLDMTVTGQGPNTIANVPLNPPSNDKFFLLTFPFLPTPNGTPQVATGTGSGFNFRTDPDSAFVSVDRMGNPAIATVLVGSPTKNSFNDDTPTGDVTGDKYYAEFIVELNKLYNLIGDDVDSLGLKICADKS; the protein is encoded by the coding sequence ATGACCATCAACCCGATCAAGCGCCTGCGCGCCCTCGCCCTTACCGCCACGCCTCTGGCGCTGGCCCTTTCGTTGACTGCCTGCGGTGAAGATGGCGCTGGCGGTCAGGTCGTCGTCCCGGCGCCGATGCCAAGCTCGACCGCCACGGCAACCCCGACACCAACCGCAACCGCCGTCACGTTCGATTCCACACGCTGCTTTACCCAGGCAATCCAGGGTCAGAACGGGGCCAATCTGCGGTCAATTCTTATCCCCGATACACTCAAACTTGATTTGACCCGGTCAACCCGCTGGCCAAACGGCCGTCATCCGGCTGACCCGGTCGTCGATATCCTGCTGGCCACGCTGCTGCTGGACATGACGGTAACCGGTCAGGGACCGAACACGATTGCCAACGTCCCGCTCAATCCACCGAGCAACGACAAGTTCTTCCTGTTGACCTTCCCGTTCCTGCCCACGCCGAACGGTACGCCGCAGGTTGCCACAGGGACCGGGAGCGGCTTCAATTTTCGAACCGATCCTGATTCTGCCTTTGTCAGCGTGGACCGCATGGGCAACCCTGCCATCGCAACGGTTCTTGTCGGATCACCAACGAAGAACAGCTTCAACGACGACACGCCAACTGGCGACGTCACCGGCGACAAGTACTATGCTGAATTCATTGTGGAACTGAACAAGCTGTACAACCTGATCGGCGACGATGTGGACAGCCTTGGCCTGAAGATCTGCGCCGACAAGTCCTGA
- a CDS encoding HupE/UreJ family protein has translation MFRAVLLLLCALAARPALAHLTPNSEIRLDFAPGSVKADVIVPQAEFAYATGLATDNRAETLARAKARVLADMAVLTPDGAPWTITVDRIAFERIAGPPDLHLNLTLTPPPGASDRSLRWRWHVVTRQAPSHFALLVIDGDLAGGVRGESEMVGALTATRTELAVDRGSASLGGLFANAFRLGAHHIAEGYDHLLFLLALLLPAPLIAARGRWTGARSRRDTFKALALVVTAFTIGHSTTLILAAFFGLSLPAQPVEAGIALSVLISAIHAARPVFPGREPWVAGLFGLVHGLAFATLISNFGLGATTRATAILGFNLGIEAVQLVVVLIALPLLIALGQWRHGPKVRLALAALTAIAALVWLTQRLGFA, from the coding sequence ATGTTTCGCGCTGTCCTGCTATTGCTCTGCGCGCTGGCCGCCCGCCCTGCTCTCGCTCACCTGACGCCGAATTCCGAAATCCGGCTCGATTTCGCGCCGGGTTCGGTCAAGGCCGACGTGATCGTGCCGCAGGCCGAATTCGCCTATGCCACCGGCCTTGCCACCGACAATCGCGCCGAAACGCTGGCGCGAGCAAAAGCGCGTGTGCTGGCCGATATGGCGGTGCTGACGCCCGATGGCGCGCCGTGGACGATAACGGTGGACCGCATTGCCTTCGAACGGATCGCCGGGCCACCCGATCTCCACCTGAACCTGACGCTGACCCCGCCGCCGGGTGCATCGGACCGCAGCTTGCGCTGGCGCTGGCATGTGGTGACGCGACAGGCACCCAGCCACTTCGCGCTGCTGGTGATCGATGGCGATCTTGCCGGCGGTGTGCGTGGCGAAAGCGAGATGGTGGGCGCCCTGACTGCGACGCGCACCGAACTTGCGGTGGACCGGGGGAGCGCCAGCCTTGGCGGGCTGTTTGCCAATGCCTTCCGGCTGGGCGCACACCATATCGCGGAAGGCTACGATCACTTGCTGTTCCTGCTGGCGCTGCTGCTGCCCGCGCCCTTGATTGCCGCTCGTGGCCGCTGGACCGGCGCGCGCAGCCGGCGTGACACGTTCAAGGCCCTCGCACTCGTCGTTACCGCGTTCACCATCGGCCATTCCACCACCCTGATCCTTGCCGCCTTCTTCGGCCTCAGCCTTCCAGCGCAGCCGGTGGAAGCGGGGATTGCGCTGTCAGTGCTGATTTCGGCCATACACGCCGCCCGCCCGGTGTTTCCGGGGCGCGAACCATGGGTAGCGGGGCTGTTCGGGCTGGTCCACGGCCTTGCCTTTGCCACGCTGATCAGCAATTTCGGCTTGGGCGCAACCACGCGGGCTACCGCCATACTCGGCTTCAACCTTGGCATCGAGGCGGTGCAGCTGGTCGTGGTACTGATCGCCCTCCCCCTGTTGATCGCCCTGGGGCAGTGGCGACATGGACCGAAGGTGCGGCTTGCGCTGGCCGCGCTTACGGCAATCGCCGCCCTTGTCTGGTTAACGCAGCGTCTGGGCTTCGCCTGA
- a CDS encoding TrkA family potassium uptake protein — protein MEPDGELSALTQGANSVLGSPLRMLTGTLIFELAVFVVSTIGFVFAGWPMGDATYMVLLTIFSVGYGEIRPVDTLFLRLWTSGTIMLGCTGMIVMTGALVQVFTLFQFRRLLGLDRMMTEIEKLDGHVIICGYGRIGVQLARAMTEAKRPFLILERDHAKAEDAKAQGFLCMVGEATDEHTLKAAGIVRAKVLASVLPDDAANVFITLSARNLNPDIEIIARGEAPTTENKLFHAGADKVVMPTHIGAERIVEMILYPATGNALGEDSGMTATRRNLHDLGLDLEVVEALPGGALTGETVGEAERRGNGAFFVVQLDRINGQSIQHPGEDVTIEPGDRIMLVVRGSRLSAGAVFSAVKTPVRHGRTFVS, from the coding sequence ATGGAACCGGACGGCGAACTGTCTGCGCTGACGCAGGGCGCGAATTCCGTGCTCGGTTCGCCGCTGCGCATGCTGACCGGCACCCTGATTTTCGAACTGGCGGTGTTCGTCGTCTCGACAATCGGCTTCGTGTTCGCAGGCTGGCCTATGGGCGACGCCACCTACATGGTGCTGCTGACAATTTTCTCCGTCGGTTATGGCGAAATCCGCCCGGTCGATACCCTGTTCCTGCGGCTGTGGACCAGCGGAACGATCATGCTGGGCTGCACCGGCATGATCGTGATGACCGGTGCGCTGGTGCAGGTCTTCACCCTGTTTCAATTCCGTCGCCTGCTGGGGCTGGACCGTATGATGACTGAAATCGAAAAGCTGGACGGCCACGTGATCATCTGCGGCTATGGCCGCATCGGGGTGCAACTGGCCAGGGCCATGACCGAGGCCAAGCGCCCGTTCCTGATCCTTGAGCGCGATCACGCCAAGGCCGAAGACGCAAAGGCGCAAGGGTTCCTGTGCATGGTGGGCGAGGCTACGGACGAACACACCCTGAAGGCCGCCGGAATCGTGCGCGCCAAAGTGCTGGCCTCGGTCCTGCCAGACGATGCCGCGAACGTGTTCATTACGCTGTCGGCGCGCAACCTCAATCCCGACATAGAGATCATCGCCCGCGGCGAAGCGCCGACCACGGAAAACAAGCTGTTCCATGCCGGTGCCGACAAGGTGGTGATGCCCACACATATCGGTGCGGAGCGTATCGTCGAGATGATCCTCTATCCCGCCACGGGCAACGCACTGGGCGAGGACAGCGGCATGACCGCAACGCGCCGCAACCTCCATGATCTGGGGCTTGACCTCGAAGTGGTCGAAGCCCTGCCGGGCGGCGCGCTGACCGGAGAGACGGTGGGCGAGGCCGAGCGCCGGGGCAACGGGGCGTTCTTCGTGGTGCAGCTTGACCGGATCAATGGCCAGTCGATCCAGCATCCTGGCGAGGACGTGACCATCGAGCCGGGCGACCGCATCATGCTGGTCGTGCGGGGCAGCCGCCTGTCAGCGGGTGCGGTGTTCAGCGCGGTCAAGACTCCGGTCAGGCATGGGCGAACGTTTGTTTCCTGA
- a CDS encoding phosphoenolpyruvate carboxylase: MKTVAKLRARLQQLHERTAETPLFNPVFQLSHDLSRLLEGGELILDDIDSLVAEMECEALQSRAVRLRRLIAPTSVDENLARIAAINPEEAGFSEFRARWEKPLLHAVFTAHPTFLLSPAQSDAVATAALNDDPQASTVCTVPSVGPKITLEFEHVEACSAIERAAAARDRINATLLAHARQRWPGRWLDFRPLPFRFASWVGYDMDGRTDIGWTTSIAFRLREKARRLASYAVALRAIDDAHGLLSTLDAAQAHSAEMAELFSSNLESSDALAAAANRLSADDPAKLLSLKPLIEVLEAEAKAAAGDKAIPLATLAAAMRADGLGIGWIHFRVNASQLHNALRRRIDPDGTLDLGSKSALSRLRELLAEVKPLRVNFGALAIETSTAMRQFLVMAKMLQHIDADAPIRMLIAECEQPQTVLAALYFARLFGIDGNVDVSPLFETETALEHGGRFLEALLAEESYRSYARRRGRVSIQTGFSDAGRFMGQLPAALAIERLQGRLAEAMKANGLTDVAALIFDTHGESMGRGAHPSGFADRLTWPLSQWARRRFARAGITIEPEASFQGGDGYLFFRNDELALATLTRIAEAEAVDLDLAAKDPFYDRTDLSLDFYRSIRRVQREHLESATYSRALTAFGLGLLKATGSRVSRRQSDVGADRTMSLRQIRAIPHNAILQQIGYPVNVIAGAGTAAGEEMEALAELLGRSDRGNQLVRLLRAANGLASIKTVAAHGELFNSAYWASRPYRGMETAMESSCLALAEYLTKDDRAGVFRRLTSRLRVDWMKLHRLLSLVPGHRQGRDPVQDADRRSIGLLQSVRLALLMHMFIRAVQVPPFARSNDVSRDDVLEMVLSLRVDDALAQLRRAYPVIEPEITDFAVDEETDYPDHRGEDYGAIRARFIDPIERAHSLNIRIAVAISNYFGAHG; encoded by the coding sequence ATGAAGACGGTCGCGAAGCTCAGGGCAAGGTTGCAGCAACTCCATGAGCGGACGGCCGAAACGCCGCTGTTCAATCCCGTCTTTCAATTAAGCCATGACTTGTCGCGCCTTCTCGAAGGCGGCGAACTGATCCTGGACGACATCGACAGTCTGGTGGCCGAAATGGAGTGCGAAGCGCTGCAAAGCCGCGCCGTGCGCCTGCGCCGCCTGATCGCGCCGACATCCGTTGACGAAAACCTCGCGCGCATTGCGGCGATCAACCCGGAAGAGGCGGGCTTTTCCGAATTTCGCGCGCGGTGGGAAAAGCCACTGCTCCATGCGGTGTTCACAGCGCACCCCACGTTCCTGCTCAGCCCGGCACAGTCCGATGCGGTCGCCACCGCTGCCCTGAACGATGATCCGCAAGCCTCGACTGTCTGCACCGTTCCCTCGGTCGGGCCGAAGATCACGCTCGAATTCGAACACGTCGAAGCATGCTCTGCCATTGAACGCGCTGCTGCGGCGCGTGACAGGATCAACGCCACGCTGCTTGCCCATGCGCGCCAGCGCTGGCCGGGCCGGTGGCTCGATTTCCGGCCGTTGCCGTTCCGCTTCGCCTCGTGGGTCGGTTATGACATGGATGGCCGCACGGACATCGGCTGGACCACGTCCATCGCGTTCCGTCTGCGGGAAAAGGCGCGGCGGCTGGCCAGCTATGCCGTTGCACTGCGGGCCATCGATGACGCGCACGGGCTTCTGTCAACGCTGGACGCGGCACAGGCCCATTCGGCGGAAATGGCTGAGCTGTTTTCGTCGAACCTTGAATCGAGCGATGCACTTGCCGCCGCCGCCAACCGTCTTTCCGCCGATGATCCGGCCAAGCTGCTCAGCCTGAAGCCGCTGATCGAGGTGCTGGAAGCCGAGGCGAAGGCGGCTGCGGGCGACAAGGCGATCCCGCTGGCCACGCTGGCCGCCGCGATGCGCGCCGATGGTCTGGGCATTGGCTGGATTCACTTCCGCGTGAACGCTTCGCAACTTCACAACGCGCTGCGCCGCCGGATCGACCCGGACGGTACGCTTGACCTTGGCAGCAAGAGCGCGCTTTCGCGGCTGCGCGAACTGCTGGCCGAAGTGAAGCCGCTGCGCGTCAATTTCGGCGCCCTGGCGATCGAGACAAGCACCGCGATGCGCCAGTTTCTGGTCATGGCCAAGATGCTCCAGCACATCGATGCTGATGCGCCGATCCGCATGCTGATCGCCGAATGCGAACAGCCGCAGACTGTGCTGGCCGCGCTCTATTTTGCCCGGCTGTTCGGGATTGACGGTAACGTCGATGTATCCCCGCTGTTCGAGACGGAAACTGCACTGGAACACGGCGGCCGCTTCCTCGAAGCGTTGCTGGCTGAGGAATCCTATCGCTCCTACGCCCGCCGCCGCGGTCGCGTTTCAATCCAGACCGGTTTTTCCGACGCAGGCCGGTTCATGGGCCAGCTTCCCGCTGCACTGGCCATCGAACGCCTGCAAGGGCGGCTGGCCGAGGCGATGAAGGCCAATGGGCTGACCGATGTTGCCGCGCTGATCTTTGATACGCATGGGGAATCGATGGGGCGCGGGGCGCATCCATCGGGCTTTGCCGACCGGCTTACCTGGCCGCTTTCGCAATGGGCGCGCCGCCGGTTTGCGCGCGCCGGGATCACCATCGAACCCGAAGCCAGCTTTCAGGGCGGCGATGGATACCTGTTTTTCCGCAATGATGAACTCGCGCTCGCCACGCTAACGCGCATCGCTGAAGCAGAAGCCGTCGATCTCGATCTTGCCGCCAAGGACCCGTTTTACGACCGCACCGATCTCAGCCTTGATTTCTACCGCTCGATCCGCCGTGTTCAGCGCGAACATCTTGAAAGCGCGACCTATTCGCGCGCGCTGACCGCGTTCGGGCTGGGCCTGCTCAAGGCCACCGGCAGCCGCGTTTCGCGCCGCCAGTCCGATGTTGGCGCCGATCGCACGATGAGCCTGCGCCAGATCCGCGCGATTCCGCACAACGCGATCCTCCAGCAGATCGGCTATCCGGTGAACGTGATCGCGGGCGCGGGCACCGCTGCGGGCGAGGAAATGGAAGCGCTTGCCGAACTGCTCGGCCGGTCTGATCGTGGCAATCAACTGGTGCGACTGCTGCGAGCGGCGAATGGTCTGGCCTCGATCAAGACCGTGGCGGCACACGGCGAACTGTTCAACAGCGCATATTGGGCCAGCCGCCCCTATCGCGGAATGGAAACCGCGATGGAATCGTCATGCCTCGCGCTGGCGGAATACCTTACGAAGGACGATCGCGCGGGCGTGTTTCGCCGCCTGACGTCACGGTTGCGCGTAGACTGGATGAAGCTCCATCGCCTGCTCTCGCTGGTGCCGGGCCACCGACAGGGCCGCGATCCGGTGCAGGATGCCGACCGGCGCAGCATCGGCCTGTTGCAATCGGTACGGCTGGCGCTGCTGATGCACATGTTCATTCGCGCGGTGCAGGTGCCGCCCTTCGCGCGGTCGAACGATGTCAGCCGCGACGATGTGCTGGAAATGGTGCTGTCCTTGCGGGTGGACGATGCGCTGGCCCAGTTGCGCCGCGCCTATCCGGTCATCGAGCCGGAAATCACCGATTTCGCGGTGGACGAGGAGACCGATTACCCCGATCATCGCGGTGAGGACTATGGCGCCATCCGCGCGCGCTTCATCGATCCCATCGAACGGGCGCATTCGCTGAACATCCGCATTGCGGTGGCGATTTCGAATTACTTCGGCGCACACGGGTAG